Proteins found in one Aspergillus chevalieri M1 DNA, chromosome 2, nearly complete sequence genomic segment:
- a CDS encoding uncharacterized protein (COG:S;~EggNog:ENOG410PGHT), whose product MFAWYQKAEICYAYLDDVVQEGCSGIIPDGVGNSEFRLHAELRGSKWFTRGWTLQELIAPRVLLMLNVDWVDIGYKRDLCYILHCITGIDEAMLRGTAKLESFSIAKRMSWAADRQTTWPEDIAYSLMGIFNVNLPLIYGEGDKAFLRLQEEIIRNSDDHSIFAWERDTVSINNPSGILSHAPADFKFSANIVPVKMSGLPFDVTNRGIRLQLNLSRGRAIILPCQDTSRNNWFVTVGVMRKSEESVASYLRQFVRVGPKLSHRQSYWSFSSGFRRGTGDVYVAKV is encoded by the coding sequence ATGTTCGCATGGTACCAAAAGGCGGAAATCTGTTATGCGTACTTGGATGATGTTGTCCAAGAGGGGTGCTCTGGGATCATTCCTGATGGGGTCGGGAATTCCGAGTTTCGGCTGCATGCTGAGCTCCGGGGGAGCAAGTGGTTCACGCGAGGGTGGACGCTGCAGGAGCTTATTGCCCCGCGGGTCCTTCTCATGCTCAATGTGGACTGGGTGGATATCGGGTATAAAAGGGATCTGTGCTACATACTACACTGCATAACTGGAATCGACGAGGCTATGCTGCGAGGCACGGCGAAGCTTGAGAGCTTCAGCATCGCCAAGAGAATGTCATGGGCCGCGGATAGACAGACCACCTGGCCGGAAGATATCGCTTATAGCCTGATGGGTATTTTCAACGTCAACCTGCCGCTGATTTACGGGGAAGGTGACAAAGCGTTTCTTCGGTTGCAGGAAGAAATCATCAGAAATTCCGATGACCACTCGATATTTGCATGGGAAAGAGACACGGTTTCGATCAACAACCCAAGCGGCATTCTGTCACATGCACCAGCGGATTTCAAGTTCTCGGCCAATATCGTTCCTGTTAAGATGTCGGGCTTGCCGTTCGACGTGACGAATCGGGGCATTAGATTGCAGCTGAATTTGAGTCGTGGCCGTGCAATCATCCTGCCTTGTCAGGACACTTCTCGAAACAATTGGTTTGTTACAGTGGGCGTCATGCGAAAATCAGAAGAATCTGTTGCCAGTTACTTGCGTCAATTTGTACGGGTTGGCCCAAAATTATCACATCGCCAGAGTTATTGGAGTTTCAGCTCAGGGTTCCGTCGGGGCACCGGTGATGTATACGTGGCCAAGGTCTAG